The stretch of DNA ACAAAATCATGATGAGGCAATTACATTTTATCCTTATACTGGCGGTGTGGTTATTCGTGCTGGTGAAGTGCCGCAGTTGGGTGACGTTAGCCATAATCCTTACCCTCAGCACTATGTAAATGTTAATGCGCTATTAAAAGCAGCCCGCTCGCCCGAGATTGGCTCATTAGGGTTTGGCTCAATTAATGGTGAAGTTCGTTTTAATAATTGCAGCTCAAAAGAGTGGCAAAGCCGCTTTGATGATGTGATAGCCACCGATATTACTATTATTGATGAATCTGCTGATGATGGTGTCGGTAGGCAAGATGATAAAACAAAAGCTATACGCCATAGTGTTAACACTGGCGAACTATGCCGCCATAGCGGACTATATTCGGCAACTATCAACGGTAAACTTGAGGATCGTGAGCTTGCAAGTGGCTATATTGTGGCGCCGTTTCGGGATAGTGAAACGGGGAAAATTTATCGAGAGGTAACATGGCAACTGCTGCGCCGTGATGATGGTGGTGAGGTCTTTACCTACTAAGCTTTAAGAGCAAAACAATCTGATTGGCTGTCATTCAAAGTTAATTACTTAAAATGTGGAATATTACTTATGATTAAACAACTTATATTATTAACCAGCCTATTGGCTGTAGCATCAAGTCAGGCCACAGTACTTAATTACCAAACAGAGTGTATTGGCTCATACACTTTACAGCTACCCGATAATATAGAGGTAGCACTCTACCCGACCGCAACATATTTGCAACCCAAATCAAAATATCCTATCTATTTTGCCGATGGCAAAAGAGCTTACTCATCTATATTTAATTATAATAATTCATTTTTAATGATAACTAAGGAATGGAAAGATAGTAACCTATCATCAATTGTTAGCGATTTTAAAGAAGGTTTTACTAAAATGAAACAGGAAAATTTAGATAGTACAATGAACACCATTGAATCTAAAAATCAATTTGGCTATTATGCCGATTCTGGTTTTCGAGTTTCTTATGTATCTTTTGATCGTATTTATACTTTTTATGCAAATAAACCTTATCAAGCAAAAGAAAAGAATTTTGAGTTTTATAAACAAAATGCAGAATCAATTATCAACGGATTTTCGACTCGAACACTATTCGAGGTACCCAAAATAGCTGGTAAATGTATTCCTTATGGTTTTGTTGCTGGTAACAACCCAAGCACACCGTTAAACCTTGGTGTATCATTTCGCCTTAATGACCATCCAGATGTGGTTATCACCTTTACTGAAAATACCCGCTCTTTTAGTGATGCATTAAAAAGTGATGCCAAAGCTGAGATGCAAGGTTTCTGGGATACTCGATATGACGCGAGCAATGATAATATTGCAGCCATTAAATTACTGGGTTTTCCTAAAAATAGAAGTATAACAATGGATGGGCGAAGTGGTGTTGCTGGATTTGTTGAGGTGATCTACAAAGATAAATCGCCATCAGATTATGGCTATTATGCCGTAGTGGATTACTATTCACGAAATGCTAAAAGTCAAAAGGATCATCCATGGCTACAGTTGTCGGTTGTTGGTAAAGCTAGCGAAGCAAAAGGCAAAACACCTTTAACCAAAGACGAGATTTATGCCTTAGCTAAAACAATCGAGGCCTCAATTATGCGCCGCGATACCGAGCAGTAATGATGATGAAATGGATACGGGTATTTGTTGGTCTACTGGTTGTGGCATCAAGTCAGGCGACTGCGCTTAATTACCAAACAGAATGTATTGCCTCATATACTTTACAACTACCCGATAATATTGAGGTGGCACTCTACCCGACTGCAACATATTTACAACCAAAATCAAAATATCCTATCTATTTTGACGATGGTAAAAAAGCTTATTCATCTATATTTAATTATAATTATAATAAATTAATGATTACCGATGATTATAAGGATGAAAAATTTTTAACGGAGCTTCTTAAGAATTTAAGTGATAGTTTTATTGATATAATAAATTATAATCCACAAGATGAGATTAAATTAATTAATAATGATGATACCTCTCTAGGGTATTACAGTAATTTTGGTACAGATATAACATTTTTATTTGCTCATCGTATTTATACTTTTTATACCAATGAATACTATCAAGGAATAGAGAGGGACTTCGCATTTTATAAACAAAATGCTGAATCAATTATCAACGGATTTTCGACTCGAAAACTATTCGAGGCGCCACAAATAGCCGGTAAATGTATTCCTTATGGTTTTGTTGCCGGTAATAATCCAAGTACACCGTTAAACCTTGGTGTATCATTTCGCCTTAATGACCATCCCGATGTGGTTGTCACCTTTACTGAAAATACCCGATCTTTTAGTGACGCCTTAAAAAGTGATGCCAAAGCCGAGATGCAAGGTTTCTGGGATACTCGATATGACGCGAGCAATGATAATATTGCAGCTATTAAATTACTGGGTTTTCCTAAAAATAGAAGCATAAAAATGGATGGGCGAGACGGCGTTGCCGGATTTGTTGAGGTGATCTACAAAGATAAATCGCCATCAGATTATGGCTATTATGCGGTAGTGGATTACTATTCACGCAATGCTAAAAGTCAAAAGGATCATCCGTGGTTACAACTGTCTGTTGTTGGCAAAGCTAGCGAAGCAAAAGGCAAAACACCTTTAACCAAAGACGAGATTTATAAATTAGCTAAAACAATCGAGGCCTCAATTATGCGCCGCGATACCGAGCAGTAATGATGATAAAACGGATACTGGTATTTGTTGGTCTTCTGGTTGTGGCATCAAGCCAAGCCACAGCACTTAATTACCAAACAGAGTGTATTGGCTCTTACACTTTACAACTACCCGATAATATTGAGGTAGCACTCTACCCGACCTCAACATATTTACAACCCAAATCAAAAAATCCTATCTATTTTGACGATGGCAAAAGAACTTACTCATCTATATTTAATTATAATAAAAATAGATTAATCATTACTCATTTTTTTAATGATAAAAACGTATTAAACAAGATAGTCAATGACACTCTAGCTGATAATAACAAAATTAAAATTGAGTATATTGATGATTCAGTTAATTTATTTAATGATCATGATTTATTAAGTTTCTACTCAAATAAAGCATCAGAAGTTATTTATATTAAAAATAATAGAATCTATAATTTTTATACAGAAAAAAGATATCAAGGAATAGAGAGGGACTTCGCGTTTTATAAACAAAATGCTGAATCAATTATCAACGGTTTTTCGACTCGAACACTATTCGAGGTGCCACAAATAGCCGGTAAATGTATTCCTTATGGTTTTGTTGCCGGTAATAATCCAAGTACACCGTTAAACCTTGGTGTATCATTTCGCCTTAATGATCATCCCGATGTGGTTGTCACCTTTACTGAAAATACCCGATCTTTTAGTGACGCCTTAAAAAGTGATGCCAAAGCTGAAATGCAAGGTTTTTGGGATACTCGATATGATGCGAGCAATGATAATATTGCAGCTATTAAATTACTGGGTTTTCCTAAAAATAGAAGCATAACAATGGATGGGCGAGACGGCGTTGCCGGATTTGTCGAGGTGATCTATAAAGATAAATCGCCATCAGATTATGGCTATTATGCGGTAGTCGATTACTATTCGCGCAATGCTAAAAGTCAAAAGGATCACCCGTGGTTACAATTGTCGGTTATTGGCAAAGCTAGCGAAGCAAAAGGCAAAACGCCTTTAACCAAAGACGAGATTTATGCCTTAGCTAAAACAATCGAGGCCTCAATTATGCGCCGCGATACCGAGCAGTAATGATGATAAAACGGATACGGGTATTTGTTGGCCTACTGGCTGTGGCATCAAGTCAGGCGACTATGATTATTATTCAATAGATGGAAATAATTTTAATTTATATAATTATTCCATTGAAAATAAATCAAAGTTAGCACATGCAAACTTCGCCGGTCACTATTTAGTTTCTACTTACGGATGTGGGGGTAGCGTTATTTGTGGGGATATAAAAAAATTTATTAACAAATAATAATACAGTATTACCCAATACTTATTTGACTGAAGATAATTCTGGTGAAAATGAATCTTTATAGACAAAAATACGATTGAGCCACTAATTTTTGCACCTATCTGGAGATAGATTTTACGAAGAAAGGGAATAAATATAATGGAGCATAACTTTATGTAGAAAATAATAAAATTGCTTTCTATTATAAATAATCAACATTAATATATTAAATACATCAACAAATAAAAGACAATACTCTAGCTGGAAAAACAAAACACTGATAACTATAAGTAAAAAAATAAGTTGTTAACTTTCACGCTGTTAACTATCCCTTTCAATCAAAATATCATAACCATGTAAAATTATTATTTAAACAGCTTGACAAAAAATCATTGGACTAGTTTAATAGTACAAAATAATTTTATGATAATTTAAAAATGAAAAATTTAATCTCTGTTGTATTTTCTTGGTGGCGCGTTACTTATATCGGGTAATGTGCTTTTTTTGTTATATAAAGAAAATTCACCAGCCCGCAATAGCGGGTTTTTTTATACGATTAATATCAATTAGGAAATAATAAAATGCCTAAATTACAACAGTTCAAACAGTCAATTCGTTACCACAATGACCCAACTGAAATATTTAATCAGCTATGTGCAAATCGCCCCGCCACGCTATTATTAGAATCAGCTGAAATCGATAATAAACAAGGTATTAAAAGTGTTATGATTATCGATAGTGCGCTGCGCATTACCGCCTTAAATACTCAAGTAACTATCACAGCTTTAACCGAAAATGGCTTGGCTTTATTGCCTTTGCTCGCAAACTCTTTCTCACATAACGTCACTAAACAATTAACCGATAACGTACTAATTCTTGATTTTCCGGCAATTGATAATATACAAGATGAAGATTCAAGGCTTAAGTCATTATCAGTTTTTGACGCGTTACGTCATATCTTAACCTTAGTATCAATTGCTGATGATGTTGAAAACGATGCCATTTTTTTAGGGGGCTTATTTGGTTATGATTTAGTTGCCGGCTTTGAAAATCTACCCAAATTACCGACGCAGCAGCGCTGCCCTGATTACTGCTTTTACTTAGCAGAAACACTACTTGAGATGAACCATAAAACACAAACTGCCACATTAAAATCAAGTTTATTTATCGCCAATCACCAAGAAGCGCTGCGCTTAAAACATCGATTAACCGAACTTGAACAGCAGCTTAGCAAGCCAATTAAAGCCATTAAGCATCAATCTTTAACCAAAGCGGACTTAGCTTGTAATTTAAATGATGATGACTTCAATACCATTGTTAAAAAAATGCAAGATGCCATACAGCAAGGTGAAATATTCCAAGCCGTGCCATCAAGGCGCTTTAAGCTACCCTGCCCTGAGCCGTTATCAGCCTACAATACCTTAAAACAAAGTAACCCTAGCCCTTATATGTTTTATATGCAAGATCACGATTTCACCTTATTTGGTGCCTCGCCTGAAAGTGCATTAAAGTACAGTAAAGAGAGCAATCAAGTCGAAATTTATCCAATTGCTGGTACCCGCCCACGTGGCTTAAATGCAGGAGGCGATATCGATTACGATCTTGATAGTCGACTCGAACTTGAAATGCGCACCGATAAAAAAGAGCTCGCCGAACATTTGATGTTAGTTGATTTAGCGCGCAATGACTTAGCGCGTATTTGCATACCGGGAAGCCGCTACACCAAAGAGCTGCTAAAAGTCGATCGTTACTCATTTGTCATGCATTTAGTTTCGCGCGTTGTTGGTCAACTGCGTTCAGATTTAGATGCGCTACATGCCTATCAAGCAACCATGAATATGGGCACCTTAACTGGAGCCCCTAAAGTACGTGCAATGCAGCTGATTGCTGAATCTGAAAAAACACGTCGCGGCAGTTATGGCGGCGCAATTGGTTACCTAACGGCCAATGGCGATTTAGATACCTGCATCGTTATTCGTAGCGCATATGTCGAAGATGGCGTTGCAACCGTGCAAGCTGGGGGCGGCGTGGTACTTGATTCTGATCCACAAGCCGAAGCAGATGAAACGCGCAATAAAGCGCGCGCAGTGATCAGAGCAATTATTAAAGCACACAATGCGGAAGGAACATTCTAATGGCAAATATCCTATTTTTAGATAATATTGACTCGTTTACCTATAACTTGGTCGATCAGCTTCGATATAGTGGGCATCATGTGACAATTTATCGCAATACCCTGCCTGCGGATTTGATTATTGAAAAATTATCCCAGCTAACAAACCCAATTCTATTTTTATCACCAGGGCCTGGCGCGCCAAGCCAGGCTGGCTGTATGCCTGAGTTATTACAACGTTTAAAAGGTCAACTGCCAATTATTGGCATCTGCCTTGGTCATCAAGCGATTGTTGAATCATATGGCGGCACCATTGTACCAGCCGGTGATATTTTACATGGCAAAGCGTCACTGATTAAACATGATGGCAAGCAGATGTTTAAAGGTTTACCTAATCCATTACCCGTTGCTCGCTACCACTCGCTTAAAGGGGAGAATATTCCAGCTTCGCTTACCATTAATGCGATGTTTGATAATATTGTTATGGCAGTTAGAAATGATCATGACCGAATATATGGTTTTCAATTCCACCCAGAGTCAATTCTAACCATTAATGGTGTACAGCTACTCAACCAAACCATTGAATGTGCACTAGCTACGCCCGATGTATTAACGTCTCAAGCTGTGGCTGAAAAAGAGCAGAAAACAGCGGCACAAACCAGTGAAAAAATCATTCAACCGATTTTAGATAAGCTCTACCAAGGTACAGCTCTTGAGCAAGATGAAAGCCAAATTTTATTTACCCAAATTATTAACGGCAAACTACAACCGACAACCCTTGCAACAGCAATTATTAGTATGAAAGTGCGCGGTGAGCAGCCACAAGAAATCGCTGGCGCAGCAAGTGCATTACTGAATAATGCCGATAGTTTTAGAACGCCGGATTATGACTTTACCGATATTGTTGGCACTGGTGGTGATGGCACAAATAGTATTAATATCTCAACTGCTAGTGCTTTTGTCGCCGCGAGTATGGGCTTTAAAGTTGCCAAACACGGTAATCGCGGCGTCTCGAGCAAGTCGGGCTCATCAGATGTGCTTGCGGCATTAGGGATCAAACTCAATATGTCTGCCGATATTGCGCGCCAAGCACTTGATGAGCTTGGGATCTGCTTTTTATTTGCTCAGCAATATCACTCTGGTTTCCGCCATGCGGCGCCGATCCGCCAGCAGCTAAAAACGCGCACTATTTTTAACATTTTAGGGCCATTGATTAACCCCGCTAAACCAAAGCGTATTTTACTAGGCGTTTATCATCGTGATTTATTAAAACCAATTGCACAAACGCTTGTAATGCTAGGCTATGAGCATGCTATTGTGGTTTATGGTGATGGCATGGATGAAGTGGCGATCCATGGTACAACTGACGTTGCCGAAGTCGTTAATGGCCAGGTTAGCTATTATAGCGTAACCCCACAAGACTTTGGGCTTAACCGCCACACATTAAAAGAGATTGAAGGCGGGACACCTGAACAAAACCGTGATAGCTTAATGGCTATTTTACAAGGTCACGGCCAAGTCGCTCATAATGCAGCAATCGCCGCAAATGTCGCCATGCTAATGAAACTATTTGGCCATAATGACTTAAAAGTAAATGCAAAGCAGGCACTCAATATAATGCGAACAGGTAAACCTTATCAATTATTATCTACACTGGCACAGCGAGGTTAATTATGGCAATCGAATCATTAATCGAGAATGTTGAAATGGCAACAGTATTAAAAAAAATCATTGCCGACAAAGCGATTTGGTTAACCGCTCGCCAAGTAGCGCAGCCACTATCAAGCTTTAAAGATAGTTTACAGCCAAGTGATCGGGATTTTTACCGCGCCTTAACCGACAGTAAAAGTGTGTTTATTTTAGAGTGTAAAAAGGCATCGCCATCAAAGGGTTTAATTCGTGATGATTTTAATCCAAAGGACATTGCTAAAATATACGACCGCCATGCTAATGCAATTTCAGTATTAACCGATGAAAAATACTTTCAAGGTAGCTTTAATTTTTTACCGATCGCCAAGCAGCATACGCATCAACCGATTTTGTGTAAAGATTTTATTATTGATGAATACCAAGTCTATTTAGCGCGTTATTATCAAGCCGATGCCATCTTGCTTATGCTTTCGGTACTAAGTGATGATGAATATTTAGTGCTTAGTAAACTTGCCCACAGCCTGAATATGGGCGTATTAACAGAAGCAAGTACCGAGCATGAAGTTTTACGGGCCATAGCGCTTAACGCCAAAGTGATTGGTATTAATAACCGTAACTTACGCGATTTAACCGTTGATCTTGATCGCGTCAAACAACTTGCACCACAAATTCCAGATGATCGCATTATCATAAGTGAATCAGGTATTTATACCCATAACCAAATTTTGGAATTAAGCCATTATGCTGATGGATTTTTAATTGGCAGCGCACTGATGTCAGAAGATGATTTAGAGCTTGCTATTCGTAAAGTGATGTTAGGTGAAAATAAAGTATGCGGCTTAACTCAAAAAGAAGATGCACTTGCCGCTTATCAGGCTGGTAGTGTCTACGGCGGACTTATTTTTGTGCCAAGCTCACCGCGCTATATTGAGCCAATTAAAGCGCGAAGTGTAATGTCAGGGGCTAAGCTCAATTGGGTTGGCGTTTTTAGAAATGAGCCATTAGCAAATCTAATAAATATCGCAACCTCACTGAATTTATTTGCCGTACAATTACATGGCGATGAAGATGCCAATTATATCGCAAACTTACGGGCTCAGTTACCAAAATCATGTCAAATATGGCAAGCAATAACGATTAAAGATAGCATTCCCGATCACCAAAACCCATTGGTTAACCGTTATCTATTCGACCAAGGTTGCGGCGGAACAGGTAAAGCATTTAACTGGCAATTGTTAACTAATCAATCATTAGAAAACGTAATGTTAGCGGGCGGAATTAATCCACAAAATGCCAAACAAGCAATACAAACAGGCGTTATTGGGCTTGATGTTAACTCTGGTGTTGAAAAATCACCAGGCATAAAAGATCACGATAAAATTAAACAGTTATTCTCAATATTAAGCAATTATCCGTATTAAAAAAGGGAAAGTATTATGTCAAAATTAGATCCTTACTTCGGTGAATTTGGTGGCCAATATGTACCACAAATTCTCGTCCCCGTACTTGATGAACTTGAGCAGGCTTTTCTTGATGCTAAAGCTGATCCGGCGTTTGAAAAAGAGTTTCATGACCTATTAAAAAATTATGCTGGCAGGCCAACTGCATTAACGCTATGTCGCAACTTAACGGCAGGTAGTAAAACTAAATTATACCTAAAACGTGAAGACTTAGTTCATGGCGGCGCACACAAAACCAACCAAGTATTAGGGCAAGCCCTGCTCGCTAAACGCATGGGTAAAACTGAAATTATTGCCGAAACTGGCGCAGGTCAACATGGCGTTGCTTCAGCGCTTGCCTGTGCGTTACTAGGGTTAAAATGCCGGATCTACATGGGCGCCAAAGATGTTGAGCGTCAGGCACCAAACGTTTTTAGAATGCGCTTAATGGGCGCAACGGTTATTCCGGTTACAACCGGCAGCGCAACCTTAAAAGATGCTTGTAATGAAGCGCTACGTGACTGGTCTGGCAGTTATGAAAAAGCGCACTATATGTTAGGCACTGCGGCGGGGCCGCATCCATTTCCAACCATTGTGCGTGAATTTCAACAAATGATCAGCGCTGAAGCAAAGCAGCAGATCTTAGCAAGAGAAAGCCGCTTGCCAGATGCCGTTATTGCTTGTGTTGGCGGCGGCTCAAATGCAATTGGCATGTTTGCCAACTTTATTGATGACAAAGACGTGCAGTTAATTGGCGTTGAACCTGGCGGTCATGGCATTGAAACGGGCCAACATGGTGCGTCATTAAAACATGGCAAATTAGGGATTTATTTCGGTATGAAATCGCCAATGATGCAAACCGAAGAAGGCCAAATTGAGGAATCTTACTCAATTTCAGCAGGGCTTGATTTTCCATCCGTTGGGCCACAGCATGCCTACCTTGATAGCATTGGTAGGGCGCAGTATGTTTCGATTACCGATAATGAAGCATTAGATGCCTTTAAAGCACTATCACGCCATGAAGGTATTATTCCAGCATTAGAATCGTCTCATGCCCTTGCTTATGCGTTAAAATTAATTAAACAAGATCCAGATAAAGAGCAGTTATTAATTGTTAATTTATCAGGCCGCGGCGATAAAGATATCTTTACCGTTTACGATATTTTAAAAGCAAGAGGAGAAGTCGCATGAGTCAGTTAATAAAATCTAATCGATATGAGGCGCTATTTTCACAGCTTGCTAAAGAAAACCGTGGTGCCTTTGTACCTTTTGTCGCAATCGGTGACCCAACACCAGAATTATCACTTCAAATTATCGATACACTTATCACAGCTGGCGCTGATGCATTAGAACTCGGTATTCCATTTTCAGATCCTTTAGCCGATGGGCCAACGATTCAAGATGCAAACCTACGCGCATTTGCTGGTGGTATAAATGTGGCAAAATGCTTTGATATTCTGGCTAAAGTTCGCAAAAAGCATCCAACCACCCCAATAGGCCTACTGATCTATGCAAATTTAGTATTTAAAGGCGGCATTGATACATTTTATGCAAGTTGTGAAAAAGCTGGCGTCGATTCAGTGTTAGTTGCAGATGTGCCAATATCAGAATCTGCACCATTTAAAGCGGCAGCGTTAAAGCATGGCATTGCCCCTATCTTCATCTGTCCGCCTAATGCGAATGATGATGTACTAAAGGGAATTGCGGCTAATGGACAGGGCTACACCTATTTAGTTTCGCGCGCAGGCGTTACTGGCACCGAAAATAAAGCCAATAAACCACTAACCCATTTGATTTCAAAACTTATTGAATTTAATGCACCACCTGCAATCCAAGGTTTTGGCATTTCAACGCCAGAACAAGTCAATGAAACAATTAAGGCTGGCGCTGCGGGTGCGATTTCAGG from Orbaceae bacterium lpD04 encodes:
- a CDS encoding T6SS immunity protein Tli4 family protein; the protein is MIKQLILLTSLLAVASSQATVLNYQTECIGSYTLQLPDNIEVALYPTATYLQPKSKYPIYFADGKRAYSSIFNYNNSFLMITKEWKDSNLSSIVSDFKEGFTKMKQENLDSTMNTIESKNQFGYYADSGFRVSYVSFDRIYTFYANKPYQAKEKNFEFYKQNAESIINGFSTRTLFEVPKIAGKCIPYGFVAGNNPSTPLNLGVSFRLNDHPDVVITFTENTRSFSDALKSDAKAEMQGFWDTRYDASNDNIAAIKLLGFPKNRSITMDGRSGVAGFVEVIYKDKSPSDYGYYAVVDYYSRNAKSQKDHPWLQLSVVGKASEAKGKTPLTKDEIYALAKTIEASIMRRDTEQ
- the trpA gene encoding tryptophan synthase subunit alpha → MSQLIKSNRYEALFSQLAKENRGAFVPFVAIGDPTPELSLQIIDTLITAGADALELGIPFSDPLADGPTIQDANLRAFAGGINVAKCFDILAKVRKKHPTTPIGLLIYANLVFKGGIDTFYASCEKAGVDSVLVADVPISESAPFKAAALKHGIAPIFICPPNANDDVLKGIAANGQGYTYLVSRAGVTGTENKANKPLTHLISKLIEFNAPPAIQGFGISTPEQVNETIKAGAAGAISGSATVKIIADNQDNPAIMLDKLATFVKVMKAATNK
- the trpB gene encoding tryptophan synthase subunit beta: MSKLDPYFGEFGGQYVPQILVPVLDELEQAFLDAKADPAFEKEFHDLLKNYAGRPTALTLCRNLTAGSKTKLYLKREDLVHGGAHKTNQVLGQALLAKRMGKTEIIAETGAGQHGVASALACALLGLKCRIYMGAKDVERQAPNVFRMRLMGATVIPVTTGSATLKDACNEALRDWSGSYEKAHYMLGTAAGPHPFPTIVREFQQMISAEAKQQILARESRLPDAVIACVGGGSNAIGMFANFIDDKDVQLIGVEPGGHGIETGQHGASLKHGKLGIYFGMKSPMMQTEEGQIEESYSISAGLDFPSVGPQHAYLDSIGRAQYVSITDNEALDAFKALSRHEGIIPALESSHALAYALKLIKQDPDKEQLLIVNLSGRGDKDIFTVYDILKARGEVA
- the trpD gene encoding bifunctional anthranilate synthase glutamate amidotransferase component TrpG/anthranilate phosphoribosyltransferase TrpD, whose protein sequence is MANILFLDNIDSFTYNLVDQLRYSGHHVTIYRNTLPADLIIEKLSQLTNPILFLSPGPGAPSQAGCMPELLQRLKGQLPIIGICLGHQAIVESYGGTIVPAGDILHGKASLIKHDGKQMFKGLPNPLPVARYHSLKGENIPASLTINAMFDNIVMAVRNDHDRIYGFQFHPESILTINGVQLLNQTIECALATPDVLTSQAVAEKEQKTAAQTSEKIIQPILDKLYQGTALEQDESQILFTQIINGKLQPTTLATAIISMKVRGEQPQEIAGAASALLNNADSFRTPDYDFTDIVGTGGDGTNSINISTASAFVAASMGFKVAKHGNRGVSSKSGSSDVLAALGIKLNMSADIARQALDELGICFLFAQQYHSGFRHAAPIRQQLKTRTIFNILGPLINPAKPKRILLGVYHRDLLKPIAQTLVMLGYEHAIVVYGDGMDEVAIHGTTDVAEVVNGQVSYYSVTPQDFGLNRHTLKEIEGGTPEQNRDSLMAILQGHGQVAHNAAIAANVAMLMKLFGHNDLKVNAKQALNIMRTGKPYQLLSTLAQRG
- a CDS encoding T6SS immunity protein Tli4 family protein; translated protein: MMIKRILVFVGLLVVASSQATALNYQTECIGSYTLQLPDNIEVALYPTSTYLQPKSKNPIYFDDGKRTYSSIFNYNKNRLIITHFFNDKNVLNKIVNDTLADNNKIKIEYIDDSVNLFNDHDLLSFYSNKASEVIYIKNNRIYNFYTEKRYQGIERDFAFYKQNAESIINGFSTRTLFEVPQIAGKCIPYGFVAGNNPSTPLNLGVSFRLNDHPDVVVTFTENTRSFSDALKSDAKAEMQGFWDTRYDASNDNIAAIKLLGFPKNRSITMDGRDGVAGFVEVIYKDKSPSDYGYYAVVDYYSRNAKSQKDHPWLQLSVIGKASEAKGKTPLTKDEIYALAKTIEASIMRRDTEQ
- the trpCF gene encoding bifunctional indole-3-glycerol-phosphate synthase TrpC/phosphoribosylanthranilate isomerase TrpF, with product MAIESLIENVEMATVLKKIIADKAIWLTARQVAQPLSSFKDSLQPSDRDFYRALTDSKSVFILECKKASPSKGLIRDDFNPKDIAKIYDRHANAISVLTDEKYFQGSFNFLPIAKQHTHQPILCKDFIIDEYQVYLARYYQADAILLMLSVLSDDEYLVLSKLAHSLNMGVLTEASTEHEVLRAIALNAKVIGINNRNLRDLTVDLDRVKQLAPQIPDDRIIISESGIYTHNQILELSHYADGFLIGSALMSEDDLELAIRKVMLGENKVCGLTQKEDALAAYQAGSVYGGLIFVPSSPRYIEPIKARSVMSGAKLNWVGVFRNEPLANLINIATSLNLFAVQLHGDEDANYIANLRAQLPKSCQIWQAITIKDSIPDHQNPLVNRYLFDQGCGGTGKAFNWQLLTNQSLENVMLAGGINPQNAKQAIQTGVIGLDVNSGVEKSPGIKDHDKIKQLFSILSNYPY
- a CDS encoding T6SS immunity protein Tli4 family protein; this translates as MMKWIRVFVGLLVVASSQATALNYQTECIASYTLQLPDNIEVALYPTATYLQPKSKYPIYFDDGKKAYSSIFNYNYNKLMITDDYKDEKFLTELLKNLSDSFIDIINYNPQDEIKLINNDDTSLGYYSNFGTDITFLFAHRIYTFYTNEYYQGIERDFAFYKQNAESIINGFSTRKLFEAPQIAGKCIPYGFVAGNNPSTPLNLGVSFRLNDHPDVVVTFTENTRSFSDALKSDAKAEMQGFWDTRYDASNDNIAAIKLLGFPKNRSIKMDGRDGVAGFVEVIYKDKSPSDYGYYAVVDYYSRNAKSQKDHPWLQLSVVGKASEAKGKTPLTKDEIYKLAKTIEASIMRRDTEQ
- a CDS encoding anthranilate synthase component 1 → MPKLQQFKQSIRYHNDPTEIFNQLCANRPATLLLESAEIDNKQGIKSVMIIDSALRITALNTQVTITALTENGLALLPLLANSFSHNVTKQLTDNVLILDFPAIDNIQDEDSRLKSLSVFDALRHILTLVSIADDVENDAIFLGGLFGYDLVAGFENLPKLPTQQRCPDYCFYLAETLLEMNHKTQTATLKSSLFIANHQEALRLKHRLTELEQQLSKPIKAIKHQSLTKADLACNLNDDDFNTIVKKMQDAIQQGEIFQAVPSRRFKLPCPEPLSAYNTLKQSNPSPYMFYMQDHDFTLFGASPESALKYSKESNQVEIYPIAGTRPRGLNAGGDIDYDLDSRLELEMRTDKKELAEHLMLVDLARNDLARICIPGSRYTKELLKVDRYSFVMHLVSRVVGQLRSDLDALHAYQATMNMGTLTGAPKVRAMQLIAESEKTRRGSYGGAIGYLTANGDLDTCIVIRSAYVEDGVATVQAGGGVVLDSDPQAEADETRNKARAVIRAIIKAHNAEGTF